The region ACACACATGGATAGAGCAGGACAACCTTAAGCTTATGGAATGGCCTTCCCACAGCTCTGACCCCAACCCTATTGGAAATCTATGGACTACATTTAAAAGTCGGTTCCATACCAGGAAACCAAccaatttaaattaattttcctGCCAAGAAGAGTGGTCAAATATCCAGCCAGAATTATGCCAGAGGCTTACTGTTGTCTAACAAAAGCGTCTAGTTGAGGTACCACTTGCTAAgagacatttaaccaaatactAATGCTGCATGTATACATCCGAGGCTATGAGAAAATTCAAGATAAATTGTGCATCTAGTTCTtgtatttttaaagtaactaaAGATGTATGTTGTGCAATCATTCCACCCCAGATAAAGaagagttcaaagaaatcattaaaagcccaaaaGTACCAGGCCATTCTAAGTAGATGCAAACTTCTGACCACATCTGTATTTCCAAGCCTAACAAGTTGGTGAATGCACTGTTGCATAGActgaataataaaatgtaatccaTGTAAACTGATTAAATACATTATATACTGTCTACTGACTGTTTTCCTAAACGGTTCTTGACAAAGGACAAGCATTTGCACTGTTTAACTAGCGTCATATAATGTATACTGATTTTGTGTTATTATGCTGAACTACTGCTTTAGAGTCCCATCCAATGTTTTCATTTCAAGAAAGTCACCAACGCAGGAAACATCTCATCGCCGCATGGGAAAACTACATGTTACGACACATACATGACCTAGGAGTTACATGATAATGTCACACGCAGGCAAGCgcacataaaaatgtaaacacacacatagaatCTGCATGTGCAGCAGCATGTCACAGAATATTTATAGGAAATGCCCTCAGCCCAGCTAAGTTAGCTCAACTAAAAAGATCAGCTCACACACCATGATCCatgtacaaaaaacaaacaaagacgcAGTCGATGCTGTTGCAGCCAAAACTCGACCACAACACGAGACAGATGGGAACATTTCCACAtatttatcattatcattactcACACACGTTTCTGTGTATTGGGTTTTTGAATGTGTGTCAGGTTTGTGCTAAGGTCTTCACTGGATTATCACAAACCTTTTCAATTTTGAACATACGAAGGAGGCGGCGAGGAAGGCAAAATGGAATACTGGGATTTAAATCAACGGTGCGAACGGGTTTACGCGGCCAGTTGATGGGTTATGGGTTCACATACTGTGGATACAAAAGGAAGACGAGTAATTAGCGGTCGCAAAACCTTTCTTGAAACACTTTCCCAGCAGGACGAGCAACATCAGCACGCCGGAGATATTTTATAAGAACAGGAGATCCTTTTAGTATTCGTGTGATTTCTCTCAGTTTTTACTGTGATACAAAAACATCTTACAAAATTTACATTCAACTAAGGAAATTTTTCAATTTCTGAAAAAAGTGCTTTTGTATAACTAATAATGTAAGTTTCCTTCTCGCTatttttgttgctttgtctCTATTCAGGTAGTTTGTTTCtagacaaaacactgcaaaggaGGTTCACAGTAATGTGGGTTAACAGTTGGTGGCCAAACCGTTGCACTTTTCACGTGAAGAAAAGTGCACATTAAGTCAGGTGATCAAGGCGTGCAGGAGTCACTTCCAAGGAACAGCAGCTACCCAGAGGATTGGCTGAATTAGCGTTGGCGGTGGGGTTGTAGTCTGAAAGCTGATGTGATGCTGTCCTTGGAAGAGGACAAAGGGGACGAGAAGAGGGGGCATATGTCACAACAACCGggagggtggtggtggaggaggggaGTAGAGTTTATGGCAATACTGGCTCAGGTCGGCCTAATTTACTCTAAAGTTGGCAGGAATCCAAGCTGGACCAGCATCTAAGACATTGTTTTTCCAACACGATGCAGCCAGCATTGGAGTCCTACTGCTGTAAGGAGATGTGGTCGGAGGATTGGGGTACATAATCCAGCAGTGAGGGTATATCTCATGCCTCCATATACTGTGGGGGAGGCTCCTTTGGTGGGATGGCAACAGCTTCCTCGTATGGTGGCAGCAGAACCTGAagtaagaaaacaaaagtaGCTGAGTTCCAAATAATCACTTAAAAACATGCTGGCACTCTTTGCTTTCACTTCCACTTGGCAAGTGCTTACACACAAGTTGGCAACATCCATACAAACTGTGAGCGACCACCTAAATGCTAGGTGACCCATGCAAAGAGTTTTCAGGGCAGTATAGACTTCTCTCTGAACAATAAATACAGAATGAAGCCTCACAAAACCACTCACCAGCCAGTGGGGAATACATATTTTTCCCTAGCAAGCAGTGGGCACCAGGGGATCACTGACTAGTGTCTAGAGCCTGTGTCAGTTGAGCTTTAGCAGCTGATTTCACTGCGACTGCCAGCAACATCTAGCAACCAGTTGACAAATACTCATTTTTTCCCTGGCAACTGGTGATTGTTAGGCGGTTGCTAATGGTCTCTAAGGCTGTGTGACCAGAGCCTACATGTTGTACCCATTTACTGACAGCAGGGGGCCAAAAATGTGAACAACTGGTCCATGGGATGCTGTGTTTATGCTGTTGTTAATAGACAAAGAGCTTCATTGTAGTCAAATGAAGCTACAAACAATTAAAGcagtttacatttaaaatgtactgTAAATATTTCATATTGTACAGTTTGTagaggaaagaggaaaaacacacaaacacacacacagggcccTGCTTTACAGGCCAGGCTGCACTCCTCTCTCTATCAGAGCTCCTTCTCTGTAAATGGTGTTATAAAACCAGTACTGCTGCTAATTCAGTGAAagtgtgagaaaaaaaagaatacgctCCGAGGGGATGGAACTGTGAAACAGCCAGGGATGGCCGGCAAACATATCACAGAGAGGGTTTGAAATAAAGCAGACAAGCAGACAATTATGTAACATGTCCAGGAGAAGGGGAAGGACAGAGGCATATAAAGAGAAGGGACAGAAAAAAATcccagagaaagagagagagaaacgacCCTTGTGCATTTTAATGGCATTTATATAAAAGCACTGCAGATAAACAGCTGGGTACTTGATGTTGGTGCTTGTAAAAAGCCATTTAGACACACCTCCAGCTCCATAACAGTAAAAATAGACGCAATGCTCCATTCAGCTGTGTGTGGACACAGGAAACACAGCGATAAATCCACATCATTATTAAGGCCAACGAAAGCTATTTTAACCTCTTTATGTGACACAAATATTTGTTGAACTTAAACCATTTGTTGTCACATAGCTCTCTTATTGAAATTCACAATGCTTATGCGGCAGCCTTCAGGTTTTTCAGCTTTCAAgtctttcttttaaagaaaaataaatattctgaataaatatctgaattttttggattttttttacatttattcaacTATATACACAATGATAaattaatacatttatatatacacagagAGATGTTTTGGTTTACATTAGCCAACtagagtgtttctttttagatttGTTTCTTGTATTTAATTAGATGTTTAGGTATATTCATACATTCACTGTGATTTTCACAGGATTTTCACtgattttataaataataaatgaaggAATCTCTGTacgtgtctctctgtgttgacCTTGACCTACTTCACATTTGCATGTGCGTTTCTGGGGACATAAAGAAGTCTAATATCAAGGCAGTGACTCTACATTTACCTgctaaattattttcttttttcttcgaATATATCTAAGAGTCAGTATAATTCTAGATTAagtatttgcttgttttcttaATCTTCTAATTTAATTacactgaaataaacacacTTGACAGTGGAGAGAGTGACTGGCACGTATCTGATAGTTGCTAAAAGGCCATATGATACACAATATGACTTCAGCCCCTGCTGGATTAGCTGCCGGGTGTGCAGTCTGTTTCACAAGGTGAAAAACGTCAGCAGCGTGCAGCAGGGCCATGGCGGCACAAGGACAAAGTGACAGATGAAGTGCTGCGTACTGAGACGACAGCGGCTGTGAGACAGATTAATGTCTTGTGTATCATCCTGGAGGATTACAAACGGACAAATGGAAACCGTGACTATGGTAAAGCCTTTCAAAAACCTTGTGAGTGATCGCTGAGGGGGAGCATGTGGAGTGGACTATACCTAACTCTAAAAAGCTAGCCAATCACACCTCAGGACAACCTACAGGGTCTACGATACAGTGTCCCATCACTGACTATATACAGCATAAACTAACATTAAAGAATTTAAGTACAATTACTAGCCACTGTATAACCTGCAATGCAACTTAAGTACATAATGTGACACATGTAGacaatttatacattttaaccAGAAGGCTCTTAATCACTTTCATTTCTCAATATAATAGCGCCTCACTGGTTAAACCTTACTATATAgtaattatgtatttatataaaaagtTGGACTCTACAAGATTTTATGCTCAACACATACCAGCTTCATCTTTGAAAAAGGCAAATTTATCCAACAAAAATGACTACTGCCgtatttaaagaaacatttttaacgTTCACTTTGGTGCTACTGTAAGTTGGCTTCATGTACAGCcagcaaaaacattttaagagacAATAAGTTCACTTATGAATGGATCACTTTGCTTTCTGCATTCTTTTTAATAGATAATTTAACTGAAATAACACAGACACTGAAGAAAACATCTAAATCTGAGGTTAAACAGTTACACTTTAAAATCTATGACCAGTAACCAATCTATAAACATTATTTTGtccatattattattttgtttatgtatttaaatcAAAGCGACTTAGagttctttgatttttttcattctgaATTTATGAAAAACTTCTAAAATGCTCTTCTGTGAagagtttgtatttttattgcagCTAAATAATCCCTGATTATTGTCGAGACTAGAATTTGATATATTTTAGTGAAGTTAATGTGTCATACAACGAGATGAAAGTGACTTTTCTAAGTGTACATTTTTGCTAATATAATGAACAGAGAGCTTTCAAACCAAAGTGTAAAAATCAATGCTGTGCAAATGCAATAAAATGAAGTTCTGACAGCAGAAGGACTGTTAGTGTGTCCTTGAGGTGAGACGCTGGTGGGTGGCTAAGCGGACTCACCGTGGTGTCGTTTGTGGTGACATAAACCAGGACCTCCGTGGTGCCCCTGCCGCTCACATATCTGTAGCAGTTCCACACACAGCCGATCAGGTAGGCCTGTCACAGGAGGTGAGAGCAAACACACAATGACCTTTAGAAACACTCTTCATCATTACAGATGCTGCTTGCTGTGATCTCATCCATTTATCAACATTAGGCATGACGATGGCAGAgatgcatcatattgctgttaCAGACTGGTGACACATGGTGATTCAATTCAGCTGTTAAAAATTAagacagttttatgtttggacattttCCTGGATGTGCCTCTAACATTTGACCAAAAGCTTCTCTGAGCCTTTGCCTGCACTGAGGTTTGTTCAGCTTGGCAAAGGAAAAGGAGTTccattgtgtatgtgtgtgtgtgtgtgtgtgtgtgtgtatgtgagcagCCTGCTGAGTCCTCTGCCAGCAGTAAGAGCAACTAACAAGAAAGCCAAGCAGAGCATAACCAATTACTTTAGCATCTTCTGAGCTGACCTCTTCAAAGAAAGCAGCAATCTACATATATTTGAAATGCTGACAGCACAGCTAGCTCTACTCCTCGAGGATGTTTATTGGGTTTTTGTTTATCATTTTTTCTCTGCTCACTATtcaatattttttgtttgtttatgagGAAAATAATGAGTAGTTGCACAGTGGCCTGGCAAAATCTGCAGTTAACTATCTTGTCCTTTTACTTTGtatgcctcttctctctctctctctttagtcacagaaacattcatcCATTCACATTTCCTCTGCTGCTTCATCTTCAGCTCCTTTCTCCCTCCAGCTTTTCCTCTTCCTGCCTGTGACATTTATGCCAAATGCAGTCAAGTGGAGGATGTTGGCTTTAGCAGGGACTTTAGCAGGTGTTTGCTATGTTCTGACAGCTGAATGTGTCCTTGAGGACTCACATCTGGCGTCTTTCCAGCAGACTCACATATGATCTACATAGAAGGCAGCAGCTCATACATACTGCACATTCAACCCATTAATATAAATGAGCTTCAATCCATTTTTCTTGGCAAACGGCACAGATCTATAAGCTCTTTTTAAAGCAGACTTTTTCAGGGAATAAGCAGCCAGGCTATCCCACACACTGAAAGCTCAAGATTCTAAGACATGACATTTATAACTCTTTTGCCTGCGAGTCCACTAGTGTGTCTTCCAGTGGCTGCTTCCTGTCATAAAATTCCAGCTCCGgctttggatatctgccgagaACACTTCTAATCTCAGCTTAGAAGGGAAACAACTTGATTTGATTGTACAGATGACTGCAACTTCATGCCCCATCTCGTCCAAGAGCCCCAGAGCATCGCTCCGCCTGGAAAATCATCCAAGCATTAAAGGAGAATTTGTTTGATGGGAGTTGGTTTCCTGCTGTCCCTGACCCGCTGCtctctgactgtgtgatgagcTCAAGAGGAGCATTTACAATAGCACATTCATTAAACATGCCATATGGTTGATTCAGCTATGAGATGAGCACAGTGTGAGACTTAATTGCCTTAATTACACTACAATGTGAGgaacaaatgataaaaaaaaaaaaaaaaggatgtttCCAGAGTGAACAAATACTCAGTGAGTGTTCTGGagtatttgttttctgtgtatttgtACAGTTTTATACGAGATACAAAAGCAAGCTATGCTAGAATATTTATCCTTACCTTGAAGGACAGGATGCAGCCGATGAAGAGGAGGACTGCAAAGACTAGGCACATGTTGTTGGTGGACATGATATCCTCTTTGTATGGAAATGTCCCCGGCTAGAAGGGAAAGTGAGACAGGAGAAGATGAAATAAGTCAAATGTAAAAAGCAAAGAGAAATGTTGGACCTAAAACACACAACTGGCCCTtcaaaacataaataaagaaatataaaataaaataaaaaatctcagttACTCAGTATATTAGCACCTAAGCTAATAACTAAGCATCTTAAATTCCCATTAAGATGAAGACAGCTGTTGAGGTGGATATTTTAGTTGGAATGAAACAGTCCTCACCAGCTGCTGGAGATAGTCCTGCACCGTGTTGGGGTAAACCACCACACTAATGGCTACCAGTGTATTAAGGGCAAAGTCAAATATTTGGTAGCAGAAGAATGGAATGATCCAAGCAGCGTGTTGCTATAGAGGAGAGATTCAGATCAGATAAAAACACTCGGTTAGTTTTCCCAAGTTCAGATTTGTGCTTGAATGTCATTTGCTTTTGTTCGCTCACCTTGTAAGCACCGTATGTCGCCATGCCACATATAAGAATCATGAGTAGGGATATTGCAGTGGCTATGCAGATATCTGAGGAAAGATAAACATACAAAGCAATGGCATGAGAACATGTCACCTTTAATGCTTTCTCTGAAAGACATTGACATTGTACTCATTGGTGATCAGATCAGTGACTGATCTACTTTACAATTAAGCTCTGATGGTATAATGGTtagaaaatatatgaaaattTTCTGTTTGAACTATACACACTGTGTTGAAAGGGGCAGATTagctttgtttgatttttgtagGACTAGATTAGACCAGCTAATCAGAGTTCGTTTTTATCTGTAGGAGTTTTTGATGACTTGTTTTGCTCCCACAATAAATCCTGCAATTAATAGGCAACGTTAATTACCCTGTGGCCTCATTAAAGTAAACTATCCACACTGCAATCCTTTAAAATTGACCATAGAAAACAGTGACAGGTAAAAAAGtcatatttatacatttataaattataaatgaaTATCTGGCATCACACCAAAATTTAGCTGGGAGacttaaaaattttttttaaaaacatcgctgcatttaatattaatttggGTTGCTAGGAATAAATTCAATTGTGAGTAATATTACAggttaaaaagaaatatttatgtgTTAACACTCTTATAGACTCCTACACCTTTTCCAGGTTGTTTCCGTGAAATCTATTTGGGGTGAAGGCTTTTCTGCTGAGGTGTGCTGGAATTTTTTAGATTAACATATATTCATGTCATGAAATGTTGTCACGGTAAATGTTttacaaaagaaaatatttctgATATCCAATAATACAGATCAATGTTAATTATCAGTCTTCCGGTGCACTATCAACGTAGCCAGACTCCTGTTCACTTTTCCTGCTACCTGAAGCCAACTCAACAAACAAGAGAACAAGTACACCTTTCAATACCAAGCATGACTCCAAACACCACAGATCACATGCTAGTATCTACATCACACAACACGATCAACATGTGGGTATCATTATGCAAGAGTTGTCCTTCTCACGTTCACATTACAGCTGTGAGAATCCCGATGCAACACTAGTCGCTATCAGTGTAGCTCTCAACAAACATCGCTAACATGTGGCCGAACCAGGatatctgtgtgtatgtgatgGTGTGTAAGAAGGATCCCAGATCACTACTGGGAGACGCTATACTGACTAATAAGTGCTTGTACTGACAGTGAACTATATTAGTTATTATTCCATAACTTCACAAGCTTCACCCTGGTAACACCCAGGAACAGAAGACATGCTTTTaagcaacacagacacagaggttCTTACATACTGCAtataaacaataaacaatacACGCATACATAAACAGACTACCACTCTAACCAGTGCCACATAAGCTTTGTGAGAGGAGACTCTGTCAAGATGACCGTTTTAATCCGAAAGAGAATTAGagcagtcatttttaatcagaGTAGCCGCTGACAGTATCTGTGGTGCTCCAGAGGCGACTGTGATGATGATAGCTGCTGGAGGGGAAGCACTGAAAATACACATGCACGCTGATTTGTTCTCTACGGTGCCCAGCTTACTCAGCTATGTCTGTGCTGAGAGCAGCGTTCTCAGAAACGAAGTGGTTGGCAGAAAGGACAGatgatgctacagctgcagaaaCACGTGGAGTTGCATGGACATGACAGTTGATTTTTAACGAACACCAGCATACATTCATATACTACTGTTAATGAGCTACGAAACTGATGCTGCTGATACATCTTCAGCATCGACTGATCATAATCATTCTTGGCTTCAACTTTgcagaaataaatgtttaattataTGCGTAAAACTACCGAAAAATGACTTGCTTCTAGCGCTGCCATCTAGCTTCTCAGGTAACATTTTCAGTTGAATCTCTCATGGAAGGAGAGGAATTGAGTAAAGTAAACACCACACGGGTTTTCCTTTCTATTCCTTTATAGTATAACTTAGTTAGCCACTAACCAACCATCTTTTACTTGGTCAGAAATCACAGGAAATTCCTACagacacaaaatatgaaattcTGGGTCAATGTCAATACTGATATAGTCTAtccttgttgtttttaagcACAAATATACAGCACTTTTTATACGTCTTTGTAAAAAATTATCCTTCTCAGCTGCATATTTCTTTGAACCTGAGTATgctatttttaataaatgtatagCATTCATTTTTTCTTATGTTGTAAATTTGCTCTGTacagtcttcttcttttttaatgctATATTCTTCACTTTTGTATGGCTCTGCATGCTCCATCTGTCTGTTACTTTGCTGCTGGAATATGTGAATTTCCCCATTGAGGGACAAAAAAGGATATTTCTATTCTATCTTGTTcttatttttcaacaggagcAAATACAGACAATTTCAAAGTCTTTCAGCTCTTCATCACACTGTTTTCCAAAATTTAGTCAACGCAAAATTTACACAACAAATAAACATCTGTGCCTGCTTTTTTATTTGCTGATACATCACATTAGTTTGGCTATTTCCAGTCTGTTAAATAATGAAAGACAGACACATTAGCTTTTCTACACATAAACCAATACATGCATAATCACTCTCTACAGGCTCATTCTGAAtgagaaaaagtaaaaatccACACAAGCGTTTTTGGTTCTACCCTTTCTGGATATGGCTGACAGCAAGAAATCCAATCAGTGAAATCCAATCTCTGAAGCACAAGAACAGGCCCTAACATTCACTTCTAATATTCAGTGGTACATCTAGAACAACCAGAAATGTTTGATTTAAAGTTGcaaccaacttttttttttttttttttttaaatctcctaTATATCCACTAATAAATTAATCAATCAGTTCCCTTGTGgataaaatatcagaaaatTGTCTTGTTTTATATAATCAACAGCCCCAAACACAAAGCCAATCACTTCACAACAGTAAATCCTTAAACTGGAAGAGCTAAAACAAGGCATGggttgactttttacagtctgaATGCTTCGTTGAGGACATTTATCTTTTAATAACGGGAGGATTAGCTGCAACTTACTCGCATCGTCCATGACGTCGATGTCAGTTCCCAGCTCGGAGCTGGTAAGGTGGTAGCGGTACTGAACTGGGTCATTAAGAGCTGACAGCAGGATAAGTAAGACCACCGCATTGATGAGCTGTGAGGACAGGAGAATCGATATTACAGTTGAACAAAAACGTGCAGTTAGTAATATAACTCAGATAATGTGACAGCTGATTAGTAATGATAAGTTAAGATGCACTGAGCGAGTCAGGCAACTATAAAATAACTCTTGTTTTCCTCTTACACCTTcttgtattatttattaatgcaaCTTGCACTACTCTCTTGCACaatatcagtttttaaaaaatcttttctttaatttaacctcattttttattttgtaatcacctttgtatatataaaaatatttgcaCTACCTCTACCTCACACTATAAAGTCCTCCCTACGGATCTATGGGacttatttattgtttatttattgtagaCTGTACTATTGATTATTCTTTATCCTGCTCCTGTAACACAATAATTTCCCTTTTTGGATCAATTAAATATCTATTTATCTGTCCTGAATGAGGTATCATTTAGAGGTAGGACAAGGTGCAGATATATTTAGGAGACAGGTGTTCAAAAAGATTGGTGACCAGTTTGACAATTGCCAGACAATAGAAAACAAGGCAATATATCTAAACTGCTTTCTCCCCTCTTTCCTCATAATCATCACTGATTGTTAGAGCTCTAATGTTATGGGTAATTTAAGGAAAGTGGTATTGATGTACTGCTGAGCAGCTTCAATACAACATACTGGAATTCAATACAACAGAAAACCATAGGACTGGGAGAACAAGC is a window of Maylandia zebra isolate NMK-2024a linkage group LG22, Mzebra_GT3a, whole genome shotgun sequence DNA encoding:
- the laptm4b gene encoding lysosomal-associated transmembrane protein 4B, with protein sequence MISPWDRWYSTSCCLCCHVRTGTIILGIWYMLINAVVLLILLSALNDPVQYRYHLTSSELGTDIDVMDDANICIATAISLLMILICGMATYGAYKQHAAWIIPFFCYQIFDFALNTLVAISVVVYPNTVQDYLQQLPGTFPYKEDIMSTNNMCLVFAVLLFIGCILSFKAYLIGCVWNCYRYVSGRGTTEVLVYVTTNDTTVLLPPYEEAVAIPPKEPPPQYMEA